The genomic interval TCGTAATTAATTTTTCTCAGTAAAACCACTGCGCTGCCTACCTGGATTCGCTTGACCCTTACGGTAAACTTTGATACCAACCTGTAGACAGGATTTGCCCGATTCAAGGACAGCAAATGAGTCTTTTGGAAATTGAAGCTGAACAGCTTTCTTGCTGGGGAGGCAAGCTATTCTTCTCGCACGGGTTCTTAATCTCGATTGCACCTTGTTGTCCTCTTGATTCTGAAGTCATATATCTTACACACCCAAACGGAATCTACGTATAAATACTGTAGCAGCTTTGTACTACTGGATCAAGTATCATTGACCTGGGTAATTCCACCAGAACTCAAAGTGCCTTCGCTTAGGGTTACTTAAATTACTCAGTCAAACTACTGATACTCCTTTAAAGCACCCTATTCTTCCACTCCCACCTTTCCTTCTGCCTTGGCCGCTTTCCATCCCCTGAGACCTGCTGTACATAGGTAAGTGCAAATAAAAAAGCCTTCTGACTGACGGGTACAGAAGGCTTTTGAATATTTGAATGCCGCGGTTATTAATTGCTGGAAGCAATTTTTGAGGGTTACGCCTGCCGGGAGTAGTACTCAACCACCAGCAGTTCGTTGATTTGGAGAGCAACCCATTCCCGATCGATGACGCCGTTCACCTTACCTTCCAGCTTGCTCTTCTCAAACTCCAGGTGGTTGGGCAGATTTGCCAGACCAGGGTATTGCAGATTGGTTTCTACTAACTTACGAGAGCGCTCGTTATCTCTGACCCCAATCACGTCGCCGGGGCGGCATTGATAGCTGGGAATATCAACCACACGACCATTGACCGTGATATGTCCGTGGTTCACAACCTGACGGGCACCAGGGATCGTAGGAGCCATGCCCAAACGAAAGATGGTATTATCCAACCGCATTTCTAACAGTTGCAGCAGAGCCTGCCCTGTAGAACCAGCAGCACGGCGGGCGCGGCGCACATAACGCAGCAGTTGGCGCTCGGTTAACCCATAGTTAAACCGGAGTTTTTGCTTTTCTTCTAGACGAATCGCATACTCGGAGCGTTTCTTGCGTTCCTGACCATGTTGCCCAGGTGGATAAGCCCGACGGGGGGCTTTTCGCGTCAAACCGGGTAAATCTCCCAAACGACGCACTATTCGGAGGCGCGGACCTCTATATCGCGACATTGAACTTCCTCTATATTCCTCAGAAAATTTTAGCCAGAACTTCTAGTATAGGATCTGAGCGCAGAGTTGGGAATAGGGAGAAAGTTATAAATGATAAGTTTTGAGTTTTAAGTTTTGAGTTTTGAATTGCAAGAGAGGGTTCAGGGTGTGGGGAGGGAGCTTTGAATTTTGAGTTTTGAATTTTGAAGTGATTTTCCTTCTTCCCTATCTTCCCTGCCTCCCCCATCTCCCCCTCTTTCTACCCTCTGCCTTTTGCCTTTCATGGACTGCCTACATGAGAATTCTGCTAATTGGTTTAATTAAGGGGTATCGGGTGTTCATTTCACCCTTGTTCCCGCCGATGTGTCGGTTTCAGCCGACCTGTTCCCAGTATGCTTTGGAAGCGATCGATCGCCACGGTGTCCTGAAAGGAAGTTGGTTAGCAACCTGTCGGATCTGCCGTTGCCATCCCTTCCATCCCGGTGGGTATGACCCGGTGCCGCCTGTAGAGAGAGGGGAAGTGGGGAGCGGGGAGAATTGAAAGATGAAACCCTACCAGCAAATTCCGATCGCGGAATGCGGGGAGCCACTGTTGCCAATTCCCCCAGATTCCTTTTCCCTGGTATTGCCCCATCCCTACGAGGCGCTGGGTGCCCCCTATGGGGATAAGTCTCCATTTTATGTGCGGGAAAGCGTTTTAGGGGGTCTAGTGCAGGCACAAAAAGGCTTGCATCAGCAGTTTCCTGGCTGGCAGATTCAAATTTTTGATGCCTATCGTCCGGTCTCGGTTCAGCAATATATGGTGGACTATACCTTTCAGGTGGAGGTTCAAAAGTTGGGATTGCTGCCAGAGAATCTGACTCAATCCCAACGGGAGGCAATCCTGGAGCGGGTCTATGAATTTTGGGCAGTACCCAGTTTTGACCCAGCAACACCGCCCCCACACAGTACGGGCGCAGCGGTGGATGTGACTCTGGTGGACGAAACAGGTCAACCTGTGAATATGGGATCGGCGATCGATGAAATTTCTCCCCGCTCCTACCCCGACCATTTTGCGAATTGGGAAGATTCCGAGCACCATTGCTATCACCAATATCGGCAACGGCTGCGTGAGGCAATGATGCGGGCAGGATTCCAGCAACACCCCCAGGAATGGTGGCATTTTTCTATGGGCGACCAGATGTGGGCGTGGCTAATACGCCAGAAGAACCCAGGTGAAGCGGCGATCGCGCGTTATGGGCGCTTTGAAGAAAAAGGATAAAGGATGAAGGCTAAGGGATAAAGCGATGGGAAGGTGATGTAGATAAGGGAATGTGGGAGATAGGGAAGGTGAGGGAGTGAGGAAGAAAGTTTTTATCCTTTATCCTTTATCCTTCATCCTTTCCCATGCCTCCTACTTTTCAATCTTGACTGAGCGAATTTTGTCACCTTTGCGGATGGCATTCACAACATCCATATCCTGAGTTTGCCCGAAGACGGTATGAACTCCATCCAGGTGGGGTTGGGGAGAATGACAGATGAAGAACTGGCTGCCGCCCGTATCTTTTCCAGCATGAGCCATAGATAGCGTGCCTGCCTGGTGCTTATTGCGGTTGATTTCACACTTAATCTTGTAGCCAGGACCACCTGTACCTGTTCCAAGGGGACAACCGCCCTGAATCATGAAGTCGGGGATCACGCGATGAAAGTTCAACCCGTCGTAGAAGCCTTTCTCGGAAAGGTCTACAAAGTTTTTTACAGTATTAGGGGCATCTTGATCGAACAGATCCAGATGAATCGGTGGCTTTGTCGGTTTCCATAATGGCGCGGGTCATAATTAACTCCTTACATGCGATCGCCATAGCTATGGTAGTACCGATCGTCACCCTTAAGCCGATTCAGGATTGAGGCGGCTCATTTCCCAGGTGGTGTAGGTGCCGATCGGTCCCCAGAGAAGATAGGGCACCAATAGCAACGCCGCCCATCCCGAAATGGGTAGAACAAGCAGGGTTAAAATCAACCCCAGTACCACTCCCACTCCACCGATGATGGTCCCTATTTTGAGACTACGAGTCCAGAGCATAACCGGGGAGTAAAGAACAATTGCAATTTCTACGACCAGGTAGAACGCCATCAGAAACCAGGTATAGGAAGTACCCGGATTTTTCTCCCAAACAATATAAGCAGACCAGGCACCACAAATAAAAATAATCGTCCAAATAATAGGAATCAACGCCTCAAAGGTAAGCCAACGGGGACGCTGAAGCCGACCAAACCACTTAATATCCTTGGGTCTAAGAAAACTTGCACCCAGTGCCACCACAAAGGTGACTGCTCCAATTACCATCCAGGATTTAATCACACCTTTAGCCTCATCAGTAGAAAGTTGGTAATTGGTAATTGGTAATTGGTAATCGGTAATGAGTTACCGACACTTGCTACCTCACCCCTTTACCTATAACTAGATATAGCAGTCCTAAATCAGTTGTGAGATTCAAAGACTTTGTAAGAGAGGATGCCATTGGCATCCTCTCTCACAATCCATTCAGGATCGCTATACCTGCAAACACACTTGCAATCTCTTTGTGATTGTGTCAAAAGAGAGGGCGGGTTGTAATCAATCTTCGGGGCGATTCGTTCGTGTTGAACAGTTATCGTTACCTTTGATGATTAGCTTAGCTAGGATGAGAACGCCTGAAACGTCAGCTTTAATTCACTTGAAATTATGCTCAAACGATATGCGATCGCCTTTTCTATTGCCGTCCTTGGTGTAGGAGCAGTTCTATTCTATTTCTGGCAACGGGCAACTCAGTTACCAAGCTGGTATGTGGAACAACAGTCTGCTGCGCCAGATGCGTCCGAGCCGGTTGCTGCCCCCGATCGAATGAATCCGGCGCAACCTACTATTCCAGCGTCCCTCCCCCCGTCTACGGCTTCAAATCAAACGAGTTCAGCAACAACTCCATCAATTCAAAAGCAAAAGGCTGTGAGAGAA from Kovacikia minuta CCNUW1 carries:
- a CDS encoding TspO/MBR family protein; this encodes MIKSWMVIGAVTFVVALGASFLRPKDIKWFGRLQRPRWLTFEALIPIIWTIIFICGAWSAYIVWEKNPGTSYTWFLMAFYLVVEIAIVLYSPVMLWTRSLKIGTIIGGVGVVLGLILTLLVLPISGWAALLLVPYLLWGPIGTYTTWEMSRLNPESA
- a CDS encoding peptidylprolyl isomerase, whose protein sequence is MHLDLFDQDAPNTVKNFVDLSEKGFYDGLNFHRVIPDFMIQGGCPLGTGTGGPGYKIKCEINRNKHQAGTLSMAHAGKDTGGSQFFICHSPQPHLDGVHTVFGQTQDMDVVNAIRKGDKIRSVKIEK
- the rpsD gene encoding 30S ribosomal protein S4, with the protein product MSRYRGPRLRIVRRLGDLPGLTRKAPRRAYPPGQHGQERKKRSEYAIRLEEKQKLRFNYGLTERQLLRYVRRARRAAGSTGQALLQLLEMRLDNTIFRLGMAPTIPGARQVVNHGHITVNGRVVDIPSYQCRPGDVIGVRDNERSRKLVETNLQYPGLANLPNHLEFEKSKLEGKVNGVIDREWVALQINELLVVEYYSRQA
- a CDS encoding M15 family metallopeptidase; the protein is MKPYQQIPIAECGEPLLPIPPDSFSLVLPHPYEALGAPYGDKSPFYVRESVLGGLVQAQKGLHQQFPGWQIQIFDAYRPVSVQQYMVDYTFQVEVQKLGLLPENLTQSQREAILERVYEFWAVPSFDPATPPPHSTGAAVDVTLVDETGQPVNMGSAIDEISPRSYPDHFANWEDSEHHCYHQYRQRLREAMMRAGFQQHPQEWWHFSMGDQMWAWLIRQKNPGEAAIARYGRFEEKG
- the yidD gene encoding membrane protein insertion efficiency factor YidD, with translation MRILLIGLIKGYRVFISPLFPPMCRFQPTCSQYALEAIDRHGVLKGSWLATCRICRCHPFHPGGYDPVPPVERGEVGSGEN